The Pleomorphomonas sp. T1.2MG-36 genome has a segment encoding these proteins:
- a CDS encoding LexA family transcriptional regulator: MGIIPLMEQTWKSRLELLMRQKGFNMKSLSLKAELGETYVRDILKRGRDPGVEKMRALADVLGVRLNEIMNEPYTITREGDDHGFREAEAPERVPLDEANGNGWQEGWQARLPGGSAEVDARAGAGDGSSGQVLTLRSGGIQSGHLVTGEWVVPRAHLGANPARVIFIPVIGTSMQPILNPSDVVAVDTTVSDIKDAEIYVIDEGDGPSVKRLRLNHDDNPRTVDIISENAAVPPKRRPAELVRVIGLVIGKWSRM, encoded by the coding sequence ATGGGCATAATCCCACTCATGGAACAGACCTGGAAATCACGCCTCGAACTGCTGATGCGCCAGAAGGGCTTCAACATGAAGTCGCTGTCGCTCAAGGCCGAGCTCGGCGAAACCTACGTGCGCGATATCCTCAAGCGCGGGCGCGACCCCGGCGTCGAGAAGATGCGCGCGCTGGCCGACGTTCTCGGCGTCCGCCTCAACGAGATCATGAACGAGCCCTACACCATCACCCGCGAGGGCGACGACCACGGCTTTCGCGAGGCCGAGGCGCCCGAGCGCGTGCCGCTCGACGAGGCCAACGGCAACGGCTGGCAGGAAGGCTGGCAGGCGCGCCTGCCCGGCGGTTCGGCCGAGGTCGACGCCCGGGCCGGCGCCGGCGACGGCTCGTCGGGCCAGGTGCTGACGCTCCGGTCCGGCGGCATCCAGTCGGGCCACCTCGTCACCGGCGAATGGGTGGTGCCGCGCGCCCATCTCGGCGCCAACCCGGCCCGCGTCATCTTCATTCCGGTCATCGGCACGTCGATGCAGCCGATCCTCAACCCATCCGACGTCGTCGCCGTCGACACCACGGTGAGCGACATCAAGGACGCGGAAATCTACGTCATCGACGAGGGCGACGGCCCCTCGGTGAAGCGCCTGCGCCTCAACCACGACGACAATCCGCGCACCGTCGACATCATCTCCGAAAACGCCGCCGTGCCGCCCAAGCGCCGCCCGGCAGAGCTGGTGCGCGTCATCGGCCTCGTCATCGGCAAGTGGTCGCGGATGTAG
- a CDS encoding DUF669 domain-containing protein produces MATLAPADTASALIPKGDYQAKVVESAVLPTASGNGEMLKLVFEVTAGDFRRRRIVERLNIVNAHATAQRIAQEKLGRLCAAAGLAGIADSDELHGIPVVIRVDIQPGSDGYGDRNAIKDYRPVAPPTPPPRRTACARRPWDPAS; encoded by the coding sequence ATGGCAACGCTCGCGCCCGCCGACACCGCGTCGGCCCTCATTCCCAAGGGCGACTATCAGGCGAAGGTGGTGGAGAGCGCCGTGCTGCCCACCGCCTCGGGCAATGGCGAAATGCTGAAGCTGGTGTTCGAGGTGACGGCCGGCGACTTCCGCCGCCGCCGGATCGTCGAGCGGCTCAACATCGTCAATGCCCACGCCACGGCGCAGCGCATCGCCCAGGAGAAACTGGGGCGCCTCTGTGCCGCCGCCGGGCTTGCCGGCATTGCCGACAGCGACGAACTGCACGGCATCCCGGTCGTCATCCGCGTCGATATCCAGCCGGGCAGCGACGGTTACGGCGACCGCAACGCCATCAAGGACTATCGCCCCGTCGCCCCGCCGACGCCGCCGCCACGACGGACGGCGTGCGCCCGCCGGCCATGGGACCCCGCGTCCTAG
- a CDS encoding winged helix-turn-helix domain-containing protein, which produces MSHPLRGTFVGNSIVRLADEGVPIGALSRTFKIPYDSAHGIVRQALEDGVIVDMPQADWPAGSRLRKPTTAPIRLEERPDFLASCKAAFGLTPAESRLLQCLLRARACTRPHLHAVVAPEAEPKIVDVFVCKIRGKLRKYQVRIDTIWGQGYAMGEESRRLVLALIGERS; this is translated from the coding sequence ATGAGCCATCCATTGCGCGGCACCTTCGTGGGCAACTCCATCGTGCGCCTCGCCGACGAGGGCGTGCCGATCGGCGCGCTGAGCCGCACCTTCAAGATCCCCTACGACAGCGCCCATGGCATCGTGCGGCAGGCGCTGGAGGATGGCGTGATCGTCGACATGCCGCAGGCCGACTGGCCGGCCGGCTCACGGCTGCGAAAGCCGACAACGGCGCCGATCCGGCTTGAGGAGCGACCCGACTTTCTCGCCAGCTGCAAGGCGGCGTTCGGCCTCACTCCGGCCGAAAGCCGGCTGCTGCAATGCCTGTTGCGGGCGCGGGCCTGCACCCGGCCGCACCTCCACGCCGTGGTGGCGCCGGAGGCCGAGCCGAAGATCGTCGATGTGTTCGTCTGCAAGATCCGCGGCAAGCTGCGCAAGTATCAGGTGCGGATCGACACCATCTGGGGCCAGGGCTACGCCATGGGCGAGGAGAGCAGGCGCCTGGTGCTGGCGCTGATCGGCGAGCGGTCGTGA
- a CDS encoding DUF6511 domain-containing protein has protein sequence MDEEANDAVVGVCCRDSHAEPDALVVDVDAPAGADHQRQILFDAGLSFDDQAAVAAEPGVGPERERYGRAPLKFEAGPRFACRSCNQRSFSSRLCVWRDGGNDNRKAGKTPGSRWPVNIVLFVPEMEAQFLVEIVERPLERVAMRGPASHHHATCGICGRRADGIGHAIDGRMPAIWVCNDCGPERARQVARMRDFDLYERKAFTQAAQRAGQFLDTIGKTDFACLTPEEYAAFLTTFQTHFVEEIRRLVEPA, from the coding sequence TTGGACGAGGAAGCGAACGATGCCGTGGTCGGGGTCTGTTGCCGCGATTCTCACGCCGAGCCTGACGCCCTCGTGGTTGATGTCGATGCGCCCGCGGGCGCCGATCATCAGCGTCAAATCCTCTTCGACGCTGGTCTTTCCTTCGACGATCAGGCTGCCGTCGCCGCGGAACCAGGCGTCGGCCCGGAACGCGAGCGGTATGGGAGAGCGCCCCTCAAGTTCGAGGCGGGCCCTCGGTTTGCGTGTCGATCTTGCAATCAGAGGTCGTTCTCCTCTCGGCTGTGCGTTTGGCGCGATGGTGGGAACGACAATCGAAAAGCCGGCAAAACGCCGGGTTCTCGCTGGCCAGTTAATATTGTCTTATTTGTTCCAGAAATGGAAGCGCAATTTTTGGTCGAAATTGTGGAGCGGCCCCTGGAGCGCGTCGCCATGAGGGGGCCTGCCTCGCACCACCATGCCACCTGCGGCATCTGCGGCCGCCGGGCCGACGGCATCGGCCATGCGATCGACGGTCGGATGCCGGCCATCTGGGTCTGCAACGATTGCGGACCGGAGCGAGCCCGGCAGGTGGCGCGCATGCGCGACTTCGACCTCTATGAGCGGAAGGCGTTCACGCAGGCAGCGCAGCGCGCCGGACAGTTCCTCGACACCATCGGCAAGACCGATTTCGCCTGCCTGACGCCCGAGGAATATGCCGCCTTCCTGACAACGTTTCAAACGCACTTCGTCGAGGAGATCCGGCGGCTGGTGGAGCCTGCCTGA
- a CDS encoding bifunctional DNA primase/polymerase: MAPLTTPFAIADLSPAPNRALALELARAGFFVFPVRGAGPDAKKPCPTVRWGIDATTDPRAIGDWWRRWPDAMPAIHLGRSQLLVVDLDRHEGGADGIKAWGEVNRGVAAPAVDTPSGGRHIYFRQPDGRAHGNREGLLKGRGINIRGQGGYVVAPGALRADGEGAYQPLPAGSIAAAPPVPDWLYALIDPPAAKPDAPDRPEPRPRADAPLADLRLGRYADKAVAAELDAVRAAGKGGRNNQLNRAAFALGQMVGAGWLGEAAATSLLISAAEDCGLAADDGLPACLATIRSGLRTGRMQPREAPRDTRPEPPRPSRPAAGPRRLLKERSGAVVDEATGEVVHEAKRARAAVEFPDALTHVPGLVGDIVDWISATARRPNRVLALGAALTLVGTAMGRFWAGPTLSSTVLYMLALAPSGVGKDHALQQIKRLLSAAKMTRTIGPDEFISMPAVIHFIEREPLSLCPMDEFGAFLKRINAKRASGFERGISKIMRSVWGTNFGLMTTPEWAATPARTIRAPSLSIYGASTPEDFFEALDGGDVSNGFLNRFTLLTVASRTEDREPKEPPLVVPEKLSESLRRLFGGGNPLVVASKLHETDVEIEPFVIPWGPGAEAVYTGFQREILAWQDRDADAENFIGRAAEMAVRMATIRAGGRDPVMPRISEDDMQWGRAVALWSARTLYRMGRLYISETDFQSEANRVLRIIDKEGGEISQETLRARMKNRLRARELREVIETLEDTGAITRESVATEGGGPRKTLYFLRG; encoded by the coding sequence ATGGCCCCGCTGACGACGCCCTTTGCCATCGCCGACCTGTCGCCGGCCCCCAACCGGGCGCTGGCGCTCGAGCTGGCGCGGGCGGGATTTTTCGTGTTCCCGGTGCGCGGCGCCGGTCCGGACGCCAAGAAGCCCTGCCCGACGGTGCGCTGGGGCATTGATGCCACCACCGACCCCCGGGCCATCGGCGACTGGTGGCGGCGCTGGCCGGACGCCATGCCGGCCATCCACCTGGGGCGGTCGCAGTTGCTGGTGGTCGACCTCGACCGGCACGAGGGCGGCGCCGACGGCATCAAGGCCTGGGGCGAGGTGAACCGGGGCGTGGCGGCGCCGGCCGTCGATACGCCCTCGGGCGGGCGGCACATCTATTTCCGCCAGCCGGACGGGCGCGCCCATGGCAACCGCGAGGGGCTGCTCAAGGGGCGCGGCATCAACATTCGCGGGCAGGGCGGCTATGTGGTGGCGCCCGGCGCGCTCCGGGCCGACGGCGAGGGCGCCTACCAGCCGCTGCCGGCCGGCTCGATCGCCGCCGCGCCGCCGGTGCCCGACTGGCTCTATGCGCTGATCGATCCCCCCGCCGCCAAACCGGATGCGCCCGACAGGCCGGAACCCCGCCCGCGCGCCGATGCGCCGCTCGCCGACCTCAGGCTCGGCCGCTATGCCGACAAGGCCGTCGCGGCGGAGCTCGACGCCGTTCGCGCCGCCGGCAAGGGCGGCCGCAACAACCAGCTCAACCGCGCCGCCTTCGCGCTGGGGCAGATGGTGGGCGCCGGCTGGCTCGGCGAGGCGGCGGCGACGTCGCTGCTCATTTCGGCCGCCGAGGATTGCGGCCTTGCCGCCGACGACGGCCTGCCGGCCTGCCTTGCCACCATCCGCAGCGGCCTCAGGACGGGCCGGATGCAGCCGCGCGAGGCGCCGAGGGATACGCGCCCCGAGCCGCCGCGCCCGTCCCGCCCGGCGGCCGGCCCGCGCCGCCTTCTGAAGGAGCGCTCCGGCGCGGTGGTCGACGAGGCGACCGGCGAGGTGGTGCACGAGGCCAAGCGCGCCCGCGCCGCCGTCGAGTTCCCCGACGCGCTGACCCACGTGCCCGGCCTCGTCGGCGACATCGTCGACTGGATTTCGGCCACCGCCCGCCGGCCCAACCGGGTGCTGGCGCTCGGCGCGGCGCTGACGCTGGTGGGCACTGCCATGGGCCGCTTCTGGGCCGGGCCGACGCTCAGCTCCACCGTGCTCTACATGCTGGCGCTGGCGCCGTCCGGCGTCGGCAAGGACCACGCGCTGCAACAGATCAAGCGGCTGCTTTCCGCCGCCAAGATGACGCGCACCATCGGGCCGGACGAGTTCATCTCCATGCCGGCCGTCATCCATTTCATCGAGCGCGAGCCGCTGTCGCTCTGCCCGATGGACGAGTTCGGCGCCTTCCTCAAGCGCATCAACGCCAAGCGCGCCTCCGGCTTCGAGCGCGGCATTTCCAAGATCATGCGCTCGGTGTGGGGCACCAACTTCGGCCTGATGACCACGCCGGAATGGGCGGCGACGCCGGCCCGCACCATCCGCGCGCCGTCGCTCTCCATCTACGGCGCCTCGACGCCGGAGGATTTCTTCGAGGCGCTGGATGGCGGCGACGTCAGCAACGGCTTCCTCAACCGCTTCACCCTGCTCACCGTGGCGAGCCGCACCGAGGACCGCGAACCGAAGGAGCCGCCGCTCGTCGTGCCCGAGAAGCTGTCGGAAAGCCTGCGCCGCCTGTTCGGCGGCGGCAACCCGCTGGTGGTCGCCTCGAAGCTGCACGAAACGGACGTGGAGATCGAGCCCTTCGTCATCCCCTGGGGGCCGGGCGCCGAGGCGGTCTACACCGGCTTCCAGCGCGAAATCCTCGCCTGGCAGGACCGCGACGCCGACGCCGAGAACTTCATCGGCCGCGCCGCCGAAATGGCCGTCCGCATGGCGACCATCCGCGCCGGCGGCCGCGACCCGGTGATGCCCCGGATATCCGAAGACGACATGCAATGGGGCCGCGCCGTCGCCCTCTGGTCCGCCCGCACCCTCTACCGCATGGGCCGCCTCTACATCTCCGAAACCGACTTCCAGTCGGAAGCCAACCGCGTGCTGCGTATCATCGACAAGGAGGGGGGAGAGATCAGCCAGGAAACGCTGAGGGCGCGGATGAAGAACCGGCTGAGGGCACGGGAGCTGAGGGAGGTGATCGAAACGCTGGAGGATACGGGCGCGATCACAAGGGAGAGCGTGGCGACGGAGGGCGGAGGGCCGAGGAAGACGCTGTATTTTCTGAGGGGGTAG
- a CDS encoding HamA C-terminal domain-containing protein: MAFYTPNAIRGLYMLTPAEIVDLLSPTTPDLTPRIGCMKKTWTAEGTKISGRFFYVALRDSKPTIDDLITIAHARLVNFVMPRARINEVVAEMTASPGVLDPWVLLMTEARDLFMRTDEETGRSGELGELLLYMLIEWVLKAPIVACKMYLKTAQQMPVHGVDGIHLGYESDKLIMYWGESKLHSTLHSALDDISSSISSYVSDPKKYENEVRIVRSNLNLDAVDEMAKLAIKDYFNPYKPESNNFLESYACLAGFDSVLYDKVSTLDHSACEAAFCEAYDKRVESACKMIVKKVKAAGLDHLRFSYFLLPFPSVDDARAKFQARLWGTK, encoded by the coding sequence ATGGCCTTCTACACGCCAAACGCGATTCGGGGCCTCTATATGCTTACTCCTGCAGAGATCGTCGACCTTTTGTCGCCGACGACGCCCGATCTTACGCCCCGCATCGGCTGCATGAAAAAGACATGGACAGCCGAAGGCACAAAGATATCTGGACGCTTTTTCTACGTCGCCCTTCGGGATAGCAAGCCGACTATTGATGACCTAATCACAATTGCCCATGCGCGACTTGTCAATTTTGTTATGCCAAGAGCTCGGATTAACGAGGTTGTAGCTGAGATGACGGCTAGTCCGGGTGTACTAGATCCTTGGGTCTTACTGATGACTGAGGCTCGAGATCTTTTTATGCGAACTGATGAAGAAACAGGCCGTAGCGGCGAGTTAGGTGAACTTCTGCTCTACATGTTAATTGAGTGGGTGCTGAAGGCCCCTATTGTAGCGTGCAAGATGTATCTTAAGACAGCGCAACAGATGCCTGTTCACGGAGTTGATGGCATCCACCTCGGTTATGAGTCCGATAAACTAATTATGTACTGGGGAGAGTCAAAGCTCCATTCGACGCTGCATTCCGCACTAGACGATATATCGTCTTCGATATCATCATATGTAAGTGACCCTAAAAAGTATGAAAATGAAGTTAGAATCGTAAGATCAAATCTTAATTTAGATGCTGTAGATGAGATGGCGAAGCTAGCTATAAAGGATTACTTTAACCCATACAAGCCTGAAAGTAATAATTTTCTCGAAAGCTATGCATGCTTGGCTGGATTCGACTCAGTTCTATACGATAAAGTTTCGACTTTGGACCACAGCGCCTGCGAAGCAGCTTTCTGTGAGGCTTATGACAAACGCGTCGAAAGTGCTTGTAAGATGATTGTCAAAAAGGTGAAAGCCGCCGGTCTCGATCATCTTAGATTCTCATATTTCCTTCTTCCTTTCCCATCCGTCGACGACGCCCGCGCTAAGTTTCAAGCGCGTCTTTGGGGGACAAAATGA
- a CDS encoding DEAD/DEAH box helicase, with protein MSLVGELATEIWMEDAFHADLAQLEAANIRAELYEGALLSTSEKVDSGLIRRLVQAALIFADTDEDQYLNVAQRISTAALRLAGTGANDLFAMIQGRLRNFPALLTAGGRTSFPQYAPLSLQHEFVRCRLEQTVATGDDSEHVFTPFQLQSWKLLAGGRSGTLSGPTSAGKSYVLLLHLVEQFRAGVVKTAAYVVPTRALINQVSDDASAALAAHGVRNVTIASIPVDLSPGEFGGLLYVVTQERLDALLIASPNLHLDLVIVDEAQMIGDGSRGVLLESVMDRINASPQRSQLIFSGPLIENPAYFGDLFDLEGFNTSISKRSPVTQNILFLDYTERPEPTVSVKVLVDPEEVQVATITLPNRLLTDLDRLSYISLLFGRSGSSIVYAGGKSDAEKIALKIALDLPEDKMRTDALSELIGFVKKHVHKDYALATTLERGVGFHYGHMPSLLRKQLEDHFRDRKIHYFICTSTLLYGLNLPARNIFLSKPTTGRGRAISGPAFWNLSGRAGRMGKELEGNVFLIDYGSWENRPLEEGRGVSVTSALKTAIVDQADDLLMFLNDASISSDVSPNLEITLGKLVLDERVGRLDRTLDRYISLVNTQTLRSIRDRIKQISATVDIPTDVINSNIGVSIFRQFDLLTYMVKRLKKIPPEEMIPSHPLGDFKEVSNNYYRAFRRIHTYLLKYDSKDKRHFFFAPLALRWMRGDALPVLIDSAIRYNQTKEKGKKSVATIIRETMENVEQDLRFRYVKYFTCYNSLLRVALERADKAQYIKIIPDIPLFLEVGGSSGAMINLMALGLSRTSAESLVEYITDKEMRLADLRDWLRKLDLVALDISPICIREIRTVLELSSTLPNE; from the coding sequence ATGAGTTTAGTAGGCGAACTGGCGACAGAGATTTGGATGGAGGACGCTTTCCATGCCGACTTGGCACAGCTGGAAGCTGCCAATATTCGCGCTGAGCTGTACGAAGGAGCTTTACTCAGCACTTCAGAAAAGGTTGATTCCGGTCTTATAAGGCGTCTCGTGCAGGCGGCCCTCATTTTTGCTGACACCGACGAAGACCAATACCTGAATGTTGCTCAGCGAATTTCCACAGCGGCGCTTCGGTTGGCCGGGACAGGCGCAAATGACCTCTTTGCAATGATACAGGGGCGCCTGCGAAATTTTCCTGCTCTCCTTACGGCGGGTGGTCGCACGTCGTTTCCGCAATATGCTCCGCTATCACTGCAGCATGAATTTGTTAGGTGTCGTTTAGAACAAACAGTTGCTACCGGCGATGACTCTGAGCACGTCTTTACGCCGTTCCAGCTTCAAAGCTGGAAGCTCCTCGCCGGTGGACGCTCGGGAACTCTTAGTGGCCCAACTTCAGCAGGTAAGTCGTATGTTCTCCTGCTCCATTTGGTCGAGCAGTTTCGAGCCGGCGTAGTGAAAACGGCGGCATATGTCGTGCCAACTAGAGCGTTGATCAATCAAGTATCTGATGATGCCTCGGCGGCGCTGGCAGCGCATGGTGTCCGTAATGTAACTATCGCGAGTATTCCGGTCGATCTCTCTCCGGGTGAGTTTGGCGGTCTTCTCTATGTCGTAACGCAAGAACGACTCGATGCACTATTGATCGCGAGTCCTAATCTTCACCTTGATCTAGTCATCGTGGATGAAGCGCAGATGATTGGCGATGGTAGTCGTGGTGTTCTTTTGGAATCTGTTATGGATCGCATAAACGCTAGTCCGCAGCGATCTCAATTAATTTTTAGCGGCCCACTCATAGAAAATCCCGCTTATTTTGGAGATCTTTTTGATCTAGAGGGATTCAATACCAGTATATCAAAGCGTTCTCCTGTTACGCAAAATATCCTCTTCTTGGACTACACGGAGCGACCAGAACCGACGGTGTCTGTTAAGGTTTTGGTCGATCCTGAAGAAGTCCAGGTTGCCACCATTACTCTTCCTAATCGGTTACTTACCGACCTTGATCGCTTGAGTTATATCAGTTTGCTCTTTGGACGGTCCGGTTCAAGCATAGTCTACGCGGGAGGAAAATCGGATGCCGAGAAGATCGCTCTGAAGATTGCTCTTGATCTTCCTGAAGACAAAATGCGGACTGACGCTCTCTCTGAGTTGATCGGCTTTGTAAAAAAGCATGTCCATAAGGATTATGCTTTGGCAACTACTCTGGAGAGAGGCGTTGGTTTCCATTATGGGCATATGCCAAGTCTTTTGCGAAAGCAGCTCGAAGATCATTTTCGCGACCGAAAGATCCACTATTTTATTTGTACCAGTACCCTTCTTTACGGTCTTAACTTGCCAGCTCGGAACATTTTCCTCTCTAAACCGACAACGGGAAGGGGTAGGGCAATATCCGGACCCGCGTTTTGGAATCTTTCCGGCCGTGCTGGCCGGATGGGTAAGGAGCTTGAAGGCAACGTTTTCCTGATTGACTACGGAAGCTGGGAGAATCGACCGCTAGAAGAGGGGCGGGGTGTGTCGGTCACGTCGGCATTGAAGACCGCGATTGTTGATCAAGCCGACGATCTGCTTATGTTCTTGAATGATGCGTCGATCTCCTCAGATGTTAGCCCTAACTTGGAGATCACGTTAGGCAAATTGGTGCTCGACGAACGTGTTGGACGCCTCGATCGAACTCTGGATCGCTATATTTCATTAGTAAATACACAGACGCTTCGCTCAATCCGAGATCGGATTAAACAAATATCGGCCACAGTTGATATTCCGACCGATGTTATAAACAGTAATATTGGTGTATCAATTTTTCGTCAGTTTGATCTACTTACATATATGGTGAAAAGACTCAAGAAGATTCCTCCGGAAGAGATGATCCCTTCGCACCCCTTAGGCGATTTCAAAGAGGTCTCGAATAATTACTATAGAGCGTTCAGGCGGATACATACATATCTTTTGAAGTATGACAGCAAGGACAAACGCCATTTTTTCTTTGCACCTTTGGCTTTGCGATGGATGCGAGGGGACGCCCTACCGGTGCTAATCGACTCAGCAATTCGCTACAACCAGACCAAGGAGAAGGGTAAAAAAAGCGTCGCCACGATTATCAGGGAGACTATGGAAAACGTCGAACAAGATTTGAGATTCCGTTATGTAAAGTATTTCACTTGTTATAATTCATTGTTGAGAGTTGCGCTTGAACGCGCAGATAAGGCTCAATACATTAAGATCATCCCTGATATTCCGCTTTTTCTTGAAGTCGGGGGGTCGTCTGGTGCAATGATCAACTTGATGGCGCTGGGGCTTTCGCGGACATCGGCAGAGTCTCTTGTCGAGTATATTACAGATAAAGAAATGCGATTGGCCGATCTTCGCGACTGGCTTCGTAAGCTCGACTTAGTGGCACTTGATATCTCCCCGATTTGCATCAGAGAAATTCGGACCGTTCTGGAGTTGAGTTCCACTCTGCCCAACGAATAG
- a CDS encoding antitoxin MazE-like protein, with translation MPRPKQTDDRLSKFQRYRQQQQRRGMKQLRIWVPDPSRPEFAAEARRQGLSLRGRAEEADALGFIAEAFEWPEE, from the coding sequence ATGCCGCGCCCCAAGCAGACAGATGACAGGCTGAGCAAGTTTCAGCGTTATCGGCAGCAACAGCAGCGCCGGGGCATGAAGCAGTTGCGGATTTGGGTGCCTGATCCTAGTCGGCCGGAGTTTGCCGCCGAGGCCAGGCGGCAGGGGCTTTCCCTGCGCGGCCGGGCCGAAGAGGCCGACGCCTTGGGCTTTATTGCCGAAGCGTTTGAGTGGCCCGAGGAATGA
- a CDS encoding type II toxin-antitoxin system PemK/MazF family toxin has product MKRGDLVTVAAQGDYGKPRPALVIQSDALDAADSVLVALLTSTLADAPLYRLTLEPTADNGLKAVSQVMVDKVLAYPRAKCGPVIGRLSPQDMLALNNMLLVMIGLAD; this is encoded by the coding sequence ATGAAACGCGGCGATCTTGTCACGGTGGCGGCGCAAGGTGACTACGGCAAGCCGCGCCCCGCCCTCGTCATTCAGTCCGATGCGCTCGATGCCGCCGACAGCGTGCTCGTCGCCTTGCTGACCAGTACGCTTGCCGACGCGCCGCTCTATCGCCTCACCCTTGAACCCACCGCCGACAATGGCCTCAAGGCCGTGTCGCAGGTGATGGTGGACAAGGTGCTGGCCTATCCGCGTGCCAAATGCGGCCCGGTGATCGGCCGGCTTTCGCCACAGGACATGCTGGCGCTCAACAACATGCTGCTGGTCATGATCGGCCTTGCCGACTGA
- a CDS encoding alpha/beta fold hydrolase — translation MSRTLSHAADARRSPRFVPLADQPAVLLTDTPRGVVQHTDGGDGPAVLALHGGMGGYDQSLILAEALLGKAPGYRVVALSRPGYLGTPRASGDTLEASASSEKSATFRTDASVAEQADLFAALLDRLGIERTIVAAVSAGGPSAIAFAARHPQRCAGLILVSTASGRFDVPDYVLKRLGWFGWLIRVPGLMSLFAWLRGRQPEKAAARAIGDPALVRRTLDHPEAGPLLRSLLASTFDRLADRMPGTLAETMGFATLPPLPFSGVTAPTLVIHGDADKVVPFSHGERSAREIAGATLHVVPEGGHTALFTHLDDVRAAARAFLAGLER, via the coding sequence ATGTCCAGGACGCTTTCCCACGCGGCCGACGCGCGTCGGTCGCCCCGCTTCGTTCCCCTCGCCGACCAGCCGGCCGTCTTGCTCACCGATACGCCGCGCGGCGTGGTGCAGCACACCGACGGCGGCGACGGCCCGGCCGTTCTGGCGCTGCATGGCGGCATGGGCGGCTACGACCAGAGCCTGATCCTGGCCGAGGCGCTCCTCGGCAAGGCGCCCGGCTACCGGGTGGTCGCCCTTTCGCGCCCCGGCTATCTCGGCACGCCGCGTGCTTCCGGGGACACTCTTGAGGCATCCGCTTCCTCCGAAAAGTCTGCAACTTTTCGGACGGATGCCAGCGTCGCCGAACAGGCCGATCTGTTCGCCGCCTTGCTCGACAGGCTCGGCATCGAGCGGACGATCGTGGCGGCGGTGTCGGCCGGCGGTCCCTCGGCCATCGCCTTCGCCGCCCGCCATCCCCAGCGCTGCGCCGGGCTGATCCTCGTTTCCACGGCGAGCGGCCGCTTCGACGTGCCGGATTACGTGCTGAAGCGGCTCGGCTGGTTCGGCTGGCTGATCCGCGTGCCCGGCCTGATGTCGCTGTTCGCCTGGCTGCGCGGCCGGCAGCCGGAAAAGGCGGCGGCGCGGGCCATCGGCGATCCGGCCTTGGTGCGGCGGACGCTCGACCACCCGGAGGCGGGGCCGCTGCTGCGCTCGCTGCTTGCCAGCACCTTCGACCGGCTGGCCGACCGGATGCCCGGCACGCTGGCCGAGACCATGGGGTTCGCCACCCTGCCGCCGCTGCCGTTTTCCGGGGTGACGGCGCCGACGCTGGTGATCCATGGCGACGCCGACAAGGTGGTGCCGTTCTCCCACGGCGAACGCTCGGCGCGCGAGATCGCCGGGGCAACGCTGCACGTGGTGCCGGAGGGAGGGCACACCGCCCTCTTCACCCACCTCGACGACGTGCGGGCGGCGGCGCGGGCGTTTTTGGCGGGGCTGGAGCGGTAG